From Pontibacter actiniarum, a single genomic window includes:
- a CDS encoding helix-turn-helix domain-containing protein, giving the protein MNSINSVSEFHRLLSLPEPRHPLVSVINLAESVFLEDKVWEGFINRFYCVALKREAKGKIRYGQQHYDYDNGVLSFTAPNQVQYLDLQHMECGSGHLLIFHPDFLLTHSLASTINGYGFFSYAVHEALHLSAEEEDDLIIILRKIDKECLHIDKHTQGIILSQVELLLNYSNRFYERQFITRKNHNHQLLTKFELLVEEYFNSDATMQQGLLTVQRVAERMNLSPNYLSDLLRLHTGQNTQQHIHEKLIEKAKEKLSTTNLSVSEIAYALGFEYAQSFSTLFKKKTQMSPLEFRQSFN; this is encoded by the coding sequence ATGAACTCTATTAATTCTGTCTCGGAATTTCACCGGCTGTTGTCTTTGCCAGAACCCCGCCATCCGCTGGTGAGTGTCATAAATCTGGCAGAAAGCGTTTTCCTGGAAGACAAGGTTTGGGAGGGTTTTATTAACCGGTTCTACTGCGTAGCCCTAAAAAGAGAAGCCAAGGGTAAAATAAGGTATGGTCAGCAACACTACGATTACGATAACGGTGTCTTGAGTTTTACTGCACCCAATCAGGTGCAGTATCTGGATCTGCAGCATATGGAATGCGGGTCGGGCCATCTGCTCATCTTCCATCCGGATTTTTTGCTTACCCATTCCTTGGCAAGCACTATTAACGGTTATGGTTTTTTTTCTTACGCAGTCCACGAGGCGCTGCATCTTTCCGCTGAAGAAGAAGATGATCTTATCATTATACTCCGCAAGATCGACAAGGAATGCCTGCATATTGATAAACACACACAGGGAATCATCCTGTCACAAGTCGAGTTGCTGCTTAACTATTCCAACCGCTTTTACGAGCGACAGTTTATCACCCGCAAGAACCACAACCATCAACTGCTTACGAAATTTGAACTTCTTGTTGAGGAGTATTTCAATTCCGATGCTACCATGCAACAGGGACTGTTAACGGTACAGCGTGTTGCAGAACGCATGAATCTATCGCCAAACTACCTAAGCGATCTCCTGCGCCTACACACCGGACAAAACACCCAGCAACATATCCACGAGAAGTTGATCGAAAAGGCAAAGGAAAAACTATCCACCACCAACTTATCGGTGAGCGAAATCGCTTATGCTTTGGGCTTTGAATATGCCCAGTCATTCAGCACGCTTTTTAAGAAGAAAACCCAAATGTCACCTCTGGAGTTTCGACAGTCATTTAACTGA
- a CDS encoding NAD(P)H-dependent oxidoreductase → MKLIDDLKWRYATKKFSNRKVSNEDLEKIIEAIRLSASSIGIQPYRLFIVDNPSLKKTLGEGSFNSQIADASHLLVFAAFDSISQESIDAYIQLIAQERETPIAELSGFKTTISSHLLAQTDYDNFVWSTKQAYIGLGTGMIAAAALKIDATPMEGFDAEKFDKLLELKKRKLKSVVLLALGYRDEENDFFANLKKVRIPKQEFAIVVN, encoded by the coding sequence ATGAAATTGATAGATGATCTAAAATGGCGTTACGCCACAAAAAAATTCAGTAACAGAAAAGTGTCGAACGAAGATTTGGAAAAAATAATTGAGGCAATTCGTCTTTCTGCGTCCTCTATTGGAATCCAGCCCTATAGACTTTTTATTGTCGATAACCCGTCATTGAAAAAAACGCTGGGGGAAGGTTCGTTTAATTCTCAGATTGCCGATGCCTCTCACCTTCTGGTGTTTGCTGCCTTTGATTCAATCAGCCAGGAGAGTATTGATGCTTACATCCAGTTAATTGCCCAAGAGAGAGAAACACCAATCGCAGAATTGTCCGGTTTTAAAACCACGATCAGTAGCCACCTCCTGGCACAGACCGACTATGATAACTTTGTTTGGTCCACTAAGCAAGCATACATTGGCTTAGGAACCGGAATGATCGCTGCTGCTGCATTAAAAATAGATGCCACACCAATGGAAGGTTTCGATGCTGAAAAATTTGATAAACTCCTAGAATTGAAAAAAAGGAAACTCAAAAGTGTTGTCCTTCTCGCATTAGGCTATCGTGATGAAGAAAACGATTTCTTCGCCAACCTTAAAAAGGTAAGAATACCGAAACAAGAGTTTGCTATTGTGGTAAATTGA
- a CDS encoding winged helix-turn-helix transcriptional regulator, which yields MERKVEPIKECGQTIMAIHDVMDLLNGKWKVSIIACLCFEKMRYSDLLREVRGISGKMLARDLKELEMNQLITRTVLNTQPVTVEYEITEYGSTLKNLTSTIAEWGLAHRKRIMDN from the coding sequence ATGGAAAGAAAAGTAGAACCGATAAAGGAATGTGGTCAAACTATCATGGCAATTCATGATGTGATGGACCTGCTCAATGGCAAGTGGAAAGTATCGATTATCGCCTGCCTTTGCTTTGAAAAAATGCGGTACTCTGATCTGCTAAGAGAAGTAAGGGGCATATCGGGAAAAATGCTGGCGCGAGATTTGAAAGAACTGGAGATGAATCAACTTATCACAAGAACTGTTTTAAATACCCAGCCCGTGACGGTTGAATATGAGATAACGGAGTACGGCTCAACCCTTAAAAATTTAACGAGTACGATTGCCGAATGGGGGCTGGCACACCGGAAAAGGATAATGGATAACTAA
- a CDS encoding alpha/beta hydrolase: MQNVRFKNRTWDLAGHLHLPENFDDTQQYPAVVCVHPGSSVKEQTAGLYAAQLAKNGFIALAFDASFQGESSGEPRFLEDPATRVEDIRCAVDFLTTLAYVDNGRIGAMGICAGGGYAANASISEKRIKAVASVVGTNPSRAFREGNPEATLKAVALQRTSEANGAEKLINNWIPNSAEEAKGVGMEEMDLLEAIDYYRTARGQHPNSCNKLLFTSMSNLILFDAFHLAEYFLTQPLLVIVGDKVGGFGSYRDGFELYNKARSTNKKIHIVKGASHYDLYDRPEATEEALKQIIPFFQENL, from the coding sequence ATGCAGAACGTAAGATTTAAAAACAGAACCTGGGATTTAGCAGGGCATTTACACCTTCCGGAAAACTTTGATGACACGCAGCAATATCCTGCCGTTGTTTGTGTACATCCGGGAAGTAGTGTGAAAGAACAAACCGCAGGCTTATATGCGGCCCAGCTGGCCAAAAACGGGTTTATTGCTTTAGCCTTTGATGCTTCTTTCCAAGGTGAAAGCAGTGGCGAACCGAGATTTTTGGAAGACCCTGCAACACGTGTCGAAGATATCCGCTGTGCGGTAGACTTTCTCACAACATTGGCGTATGTGGACAATGGCCGTATTGGAGCAATGGGTATCTGTGCAGGTGGCGGGTATGCTGCAAATGCTTCCATTTCGGAAAAAAGAATCAAAGCCGTTGCAAGTGTGGTAGGAACCAATCCGAGCAGGGCTTTCAGGGAAGGAAATCCGGAGGCAACACTTAAAGCAGTTGCGTTACAACGAACTTCCGAAGCCAATGGTGCAGAAAAGCTCATCAACAACTGGATACCCAATTCTGCCGAGGAAGCCAAAGGGGTAGGCATGGAAGAAATGGATTTGTTGGAAGCCATCGACTACTACAGGACAGCCCGTGGGCAACACCCGAATTCCTGTAATAAATTACTCTTTACAAGTATGTCCAACCTTATTCTTTTCGATGCTTTCCACCTGGCGGAATATTTTCTCACGCAACCGTTATTGGTGATTGTGGGCGATAAGGTGGGAGGCTTTGGGTCGTATCGGGATGGGTTCGAGTTGTATAACAAAGCTAGATCTACCAATAAGAAAATCCATATTGTAAAAGGCGCAAGCCATTATGATTTGTATGACCGTCCGGAAGCTACCGAAGAAGCATTGAAACAGATCATTCCTTTCTTTCAGGAAAATCTCTAA
- a CDS encoding helix-turn-helix domain-containing protein, whose amino-acid sequence MQIIDSLSEFHRLLSLTPPLHPLISVVQISELHAVDSEVWKRFATSFYTISLKKNIQSKVKYGQKYYDFDSGTMIFTAPKQVQSVEAELSNKFNATTGSGYVLMFHPDFLVKHHLAGTIKNYGFFSYAVSEALHLSEKEESSVIAIFRNIEEEYQHIDHHTQGVILTHIDLLLNYSNRFYERQFITRKAVNDTLLAKTEHLVNEYFNTETGLQKGILTVEYLANLLNLSPNYLSDSLRSLTGQGAQQLIHEKLIEKAKEYLTTTTLSVSEIAYNLGFEHSQSFNKLFKSKTEMSPLEFRRSFN is encoded by the coding sequence ATGCAAATCATTGATTCCTTATCTGAGTTCCATCGGTTGTTATCCCTTACTCCGCCGCTGCATCCGCTAATTAGTGTGGTGCAAATTTCAGAATTACACGCAGTAGATTCTGAGGTATGGAAAAGGTTTGCCACAAGCTTTTACACGATTTCATTGAAAAAGAATATTCAGTCCAAAGTGAAATATGGCCAGAAATACTATGATTTCGACAGTGGCACGATGATTTTTACAGCACCTAAACAAGTGCAGTCTGTTGAAGCTGAGTTATCCAATAAATTCAACGCAACTACAGGATCCGGTTATGTACTGATGTTTCATCCGGATTTTTTAGTCAAACATCACTTAGCCGGAACCATTAAAAACTACGGTTTCTTTTCCTATGCAGTAAGCGAGGCGTTGCATCTTTCGGAAAAAGAAGAAAGCAGTGTGATTGCCATTTTCAGGAATATAGAAGAGGAATATCAACACATAGACCACCATACACAAGGCGTTATTCTTACGCACATAGATTTGTTGCTCAATTACAGCAACCGGTTTTACGAAAGGCAGTTCATCACCCGGAAGGCAGTAAATGATACTTTGCTTGCAAAAACCGAACACTTGGTCAATGAATATTTCAACACTGAAACGGGCTTGCAAAAAGGTATCCTTACCGTAGAGTATTTGGCAAACCTACTTAACTTATCCCCAAACTATCTAAGCGATAGCTTGCGTTCGCTTACTGGACAAGGTGCACAGCAACTTATCCATGAAAAATTAATAGAAAAAGCAAAAGAGTACCTCACAACAACCACTTTATCGGTTTCCGAAATTGCTTATAATCTGGGTTTTGAGCATTCGCAATCGTTCAATAAGTTGTTTAAAAGCAAAACCGAAATGTCGCCTTTGGAGTTTAGGCGCTCGTTTAACTGA